The Rhodococcus triatomae genome includes a window with the following:
- a CDS encoding DUF3239 domain-containing protein produces MRHFDFPVDHGHARSVNQTLADMRRLQVSSGVVALALTVGAVVLFVVGDLWSTILGVVVAAAALTCIWLVLWVPRKVGSIEDLYANGPLVPAVVGTVHPRGVTLLSLIDVAKPGHGPTYALVTRNIPVRPKQRPRVGDRVPSVGLLNDRTKRNRDDTWEMVSLMPVEWGTRDVAVHARAEAQIPDVEWQFLASRIDEAEQIRTSRAQRQVLPIAELPDELR; encoded by the coding sequence TCGATTTCCCCGTCGATCACGGCCATGCCCGGTCGGTGAATCAGACCCTCGCGGACATGCGCCGCCTCCAGGTGTCCTCCGGCGTGGTGGCCCTCGCTCTCACCGTCGGGGCGGTGGTGCTGTTCGTGGTCGGAGACCTGTGGTCGACGATCCTCGGCGTCGTCGTCGCGGCAGCCGCCCTCACCTGTATCTGGCTGGTGCTGTGGGTACCGCGCAAGGTGGGCAGCATCGAGGACCTGTACGCGAACGGGCCTCTGGTTCCCGCCGTCGTCGGCACGGTGCATCCCCGCGGGGTGACGCTGCTGTCGCTGATCGACGTCGCCAAGCCGGGCCACGGGCCGACCTATGCGCTGGTGACCCGCAACATCCCGGTGCGGCCGAAGCAGCGGCCACGCGTCGGCGACCGGGTGCCGTCGGTGGGCCTGCTCAACGACCGCACCAAGCGCAATCGCGACGACACCTGGGAGATGGTCAGCCTGATGCCCGTCGAGTGGGGCACACGCGACGTCGCCGTCCATGCCCGCGCCGAGGCACAGATCCCGGACGTGGAATGGCAGTTCCTCGCGTCCCGCATCGACGAGGCCGAGCAGATCCGGACCAGCCGCGCACAGCGGCAGGTGCTTCCGATCGCCGAACTGCCGGACGAGTTGCGCTGA
- a CDS encoding LLM class F420-dependent oxidoreductase translates to MRFGLFIPQGWRLDLVGVDPADQWATMRDLALRADRGPWDSLWVYDHFHTVPAPTEEATHEAWTLMAAFAAVTSEVRLGQMCTAVSYRNPAYLAKVAATTDIISGGRVEMGIGGGWYEHEWRAYGYGFPSAGTRLGRLDEGVQIMRQAWTTGTATLDGNHYQVDGAIVRPLPLQDGGIPLWIAGGGEKVTLKIAAKYARYTNFDGTPEGFAAKSDILREHCADVGTDFDAIVRSSNYNVAIGSTEAEVEQRLIDLRNRLTPHVGEAAAEGALQAFRGMPGVGTPEQIVENLGRLKELGLGYGIFYFPEAAYDTSGIELFEREVLPALR, encoded by the coding sequence ATGCGATTCGGTTTGTTCATTCCCCAGGGCTGGCGTCTCGATCTCGTCGGCGTCGACCCCGCCGACCAGTGGGCGACGATGCGTGATCTCGCGCTGCGCGCCGACCGCGGGCCGTGGGATTCGCTCTGGGTCTACGACCATTTCCACACCGTTCCTGCACCGACCGAGGAAGCCACCCACGAGGCGTGGACGCTGATGGCGGCGTTCGCGGCCGTCACCTCGGAGGTGCGGCTCGGTCAGATGTGCACCGCGGTGAGCTATCGCAACCCGGCCTACCTCGCGAAGGTGGCGGCCACCACGGACATCATCTCCGGCGGCCGTGTCGAGATGGGCATCGGCGGTGGCTGGTACGAACACGAGTGGCGGGCATACGGATACGGTTTTCCCTCGGCGGGAACGCGTCTCGGACGCCTCGACGAGGGCGTGCAGATCATGCGGCAGGCCTGGACCACGGGAACGGCCACCCTCGACGGCAATCACTACCAGGTGGACGGCGCGATCGTCCGGCCGCTGCCACTGCAGGACGGCGGCATTCCCCTGTGGATCGCCGGAGGCGGCGAGAAGGTGACACTGAAGATCGCCGCGAAGTACGCCCGATACACCAACTTCGACGGCACCCCGGAGGGCTTCGCCGCCAAGTCGGACATCCTGCGTGAGCACTGCGCCGACGTCGGCACCGACTTCGACGCCATCGTCCGCTCGTCCAACTACAACGTCGCCATCGGGTCCACCGAGGCCGAGGTCGAGCAGCGGTTGATCGATCTCCGGAACCGGTTGACGCCTCACGTGGGGGAGGCTGCCGCCGAGGGTGCACTGCAGGCATTCCGAGGGATGCCCGGTGTGGGCACGCCGGAGCAGATCGTCGAGAACCTCGGCCGGCTGAAGGAACTCGGCCTCGGGTACGGAATCTTCTACTTCCCCGAGGCCGCCTACGACACCTCGGGCATCGAACTCTTCGAGCGGGAAGTACTGCCCGCACTCCGGTGA
- a CDS encoding MFS transporter: protein MTRSSSPLRPFFGTVFVPAAIFGIGQGAGAPVIALVARDLGASVAVSGLIVAAVGLGAVLGDLPAGRLVAKFGERRSIIGGSLLGAAGVLVALFSVAPWMLAVGALMTGLANAVWGLARQSYLAEAVPIEARARAMSAFAAMWRLGFFIGPLIGAGVILLLGVRGGFVVQFVGILVSGWLMARVPDIPRAASGSATGPTHATLPSILSRHRRLLLTLGSGSLLMGAARASREAVLPLWAAHIGLDAAQVSLVFAVGAAVDLLCSYPAGRLMDRYGRRFVAVPSLLVLGLSYALIPLSHDLVTIMAVAVVLGIGNGFGNGVIMTLGADTAPPATRAEFLAAWRLTHDSGMFAGPFAVGALAAVVPLGGAIVALGGSAVLGAGILFRYIPRYVPWPPPRPAVPTEPASSPPGRSTAEKAASPQATTV, encoded by the coding sequence ATGACGCGGAGTTCGTCACCGCTGCGTCCCTTCTTCGGCACCGTGTTCGTCCCGGCCGCCATCTTCGGGATCGGCCAGGGTGCGGGCGCCCCGGTCATCGCGCTCGTCGCACGCGATCTCGGTGCGTCGGTGGCGGTGTCCGGCCTCATCGTCGCGGCCGTCGGGCTGGGTGCGGTGCTCGGCGACCTCCCCGCGGGCCGTCTCGTGGCGAAGTTCGGCGAGCGTCGGTCGATCATCGGCGGCAGTCTCCTCGGTGCCGCCGGTGTCCTGGTGGCCCTCTTCTCGGTGGCCCCGTGGATGCTCGCGGTCGGCGCGCTGATGACGGGCCTGGCGAATGCGGTCTGGGGGCTGGCGCGGCAGAGCTACCTCGCCGAGGCCGTCCCGATCGAGGCACGGGCCAGGGCGATGTCGGCATTCGCGGCGATGTGGCGGCTCGGGTTCTTCATCGGCCCCCTGATCGGTGCCGGCGTGATCCTCCTTCTCGGCGTGCGCGGCGGTTTCGTCGTGCAGTTCGTCGGAATCCTCGTCTCCGGCTGGCTGATGGCGCGGGTGCCCGACATCCCGCGAGCCGCCTCGGGCAGTGCCACGGGCCCCACTCACGCGACGTTGCCGTCGATCCTGTCCCGCCACCGGCGGTTGTTGCTGACGCTGGGATCGGGGTCGCTGCTCATGGGCGCCGCCCGTGCGTCCCGGGAAGCGGTGCTGCCGCTGTGGGCCGCGCACATCGGACTCGATGCGGCCCAGGTCAGTCTGGTGTTCGCCGTGGGTGCCGCCGTCGATCTGCTGTGCTCGTATCCGGCTGGACGGCTCATGGACAGGTACGGCCGCAGATTCGTCGCGGTGCCGTCCCTGCTCGTTCTCGGGCTGTCCTATGCGCTGATACCTCTGTCCCATGATCTCGTCACGATCATGGCGGTCGCGGTGGTGCTCGGCATCGGAAACGGCTTCGGGAACGGCGTCATCATGACCCTCGGCGCCGACACCGCTCCTCCCGCCACTCGCGCGGAGTTCCTCGCCGCCTGGCGACTGACCCACGACTCCGGCATGTTCGCCGGGCCGTTCGCGGTGGGCGCCCTGGCCGCGGTCGTCCCGCTCGGCGGCGCGATCGTCGCACTGGGCGGATCCGCGGTCCTCGGTGCCGGAATCCTGTTCCGGTACATCCCCCGTTACGTGCCCTGGCCGCCACCGCGTCCGGCCGTGCCGACGGAGCCGGCGAGCAGCCCGCCGGGCCGTTCCACCGCGGAGAAAGCCGCATCACCTCAGGCCACGACAGTGTAG
- a CDS encoding LLM class flavin-dependent oxidoreductase: MTKQFHLNAFLMGVGHHEAAWRHPRTDARRVLDVTHFQELGRIAERGKLDSVFFADGLAVGPRIKHNSQAIFEPVTLLSAIAVVTERVGLIATASTSYGDPYHLARKFASLDHISGGRAGWNIVTSAGADEAANFGLDGIPQHRGRYERAEEFVDVALALWDSWEDGAVVLDRESGVFADPVRVHPVDHVGERFRVRGPLNSPRSEQGRPLLVQAGSSESGKEFAARHAEAVFTAQRSLDQGQEFYRDLKARVVRHGRHPDELKVLPGIVPFIADTEEEAKALEQSFTDLISPEYSLRQLSTLLGVDLTEHALDAPLPPLPPLEQIEGHKSRYQLVRDLAESESLTVRELIARLGGGRGHRTFAGTPEQIADELQVWFEQGAADGFNIMPPYLPGGLEDFVDRVVPILQQRGLFRTDYAETTLRGHYGLAEPGNRFAADGGRHAGRDVSA, from the coding sequence ATGACCAAGCAGTTCCACCTCAACGCCTTCCTGATGGGCGTAGGTCACCACGAGGCGGCGTGGCGGCATCCGCGCACCGACGCCCGCCGGGTGCTCGACGTCACGCACTTCCAGGAGTTGGGCCGTATCGCCGAACGCGGCAAGCTCGATTCGGTGTTCTTCGCGGACGGGCTCGCGGTCGGCCCGCGGATCAAGCACAACTCGCAGGCGATCTTCGAGCCCGTCACGCTGTTGTCCGCCATCGCCGTCGTCACGGAGCGGGTAGGGCTCATCGCGACCGCCTCGACGAGCTACGGCGATCCCTACCACCTCGCTCGCAAATTCGCGTCCCTCGACCACATCAGTGGAGGACGCGCGGGCTGGAACATCGTGACATCGGCGGGCGCCGACGAGGCCGCGAACTTCGGTCTCGACGGCATCCCACAGCACCGAGGGCGCTACGAGCGGGCCGAGGAGTTCGTCGATGTCGCGCTGGCCCTGTGGGACAGCTGGGAGGACGGTGCGGTCGTCCTCGACCGCGAGAGCGGTGTGTTCGCGGACCCGGTCAGGGTGCACCCCGTCGACCACGTCGGTGAACGTTTCCGGGTGCGCGGGCCGCTGAACTCGCCGCGATCCGAGCAGGGTCGTCCGCTTCTGGTCCAGGCCGGATCCTCGGAGAGCGGCAAGGAATTCGCCGCCCGGCACGCCGAGGCGGTCTTCACCGCACAACGGTCCCTCGATCAGGGGCAGGAGTTCTACCGGGACCTGAAGGCGAGGGTGGTGCGGCACGGCCGGCACCCGGACGAGTTGAAGGTGCTCCCGGGAATCGTGCCCTTCATCGCGGACACCGAGGAGGAGGCGAAGGCGCTCGAACAGTCCTTCACCGACCTGATCTCGCCGGAGTACTCGCTCCGGCAGCTGTCGACCCTACTCGGCGTGGACCTCACCGAGCACGCTCTCGACGCGCCACTGCCCCCGTTGCCACCGCTCGAACAGATCGAGGGACACAAGAGCCGCTACCAGTTGGTACGTGACCTCGCGGAGAGCGAATCACTCACGGTGCGTGAGCTGATCGCGCGTCTCGGCGGCGGTCGCGGACACCGTACCTTCGCCGGCACACCCGAGCAGATCGCGGACGAATTGCAGGTCTGGTTCGAGCAGGGCGCCGCGGACGGATTCAACATCATGCCCCCGTATCTGCCCGGTGGGCTCGAGGACTTCGTCGACCGAGTGGTGCCGATCCTGCAGCAGCGAGGGCTGTTCCGGACCGACTACGCCGAGACGACGCTGCGCGGTCACTACGGGCTGGCGGAGCCGGGCAACCGGTTCGCCGCGGACGGAGGGCGGCACGCAGGGCGCGACGTGAGCGCATGA
- a CDS encoding ABC transporter permease codes for MSSALATPPVEEPTVSPTPATAAPEPPVVRGAATRAALWRVTKPSIAILAFLGLWELAPRVGLADEVFLPPFSTVIDALFGLASSGQLWEHLSASLTRAVIGFSIAVVIAIPLGIAIAWYRPVSEFLSPILEVFRNTAALALLPVFVLILGIGEESKIALVIFACTFPILLNTISGVRTVDPLLIKSASSLGLPPVRLFQKVVLPAAVPTIFTGIRMAAAASILVLIAAEMVGAKAGLGYLITASQLNFQIPDMYAGIVAISILGVTLNAILVTIERRLSRWRETN; via the coding sequence ATGTCTAGCGCACTCGCGACCCCACCGGTCGAAGAGCCCACGGTCTCGCCGACGCCGGCCACCGCAGCCCCCGAGCCGCCGGTGGTCCGTGGTGCCGCGACGCGAGCGGCGCTGTGGCGGGTGACCAAGCCCTCGATCGCGATCCTGGCGTTCCTCGGCTTGTGGGAACTCGCACCACGGGTCGGGCTCGCCGACGAGGTCTTCCTGCCGCCGTTCAGTACCGTCATCGACGCGCTCTTCGGTCTCGCGTCCTCGGGTCAGCTGTGGGAACACCTGTCGGCCAGCCTCACTCGCGCCGTCATCGGATTCTCGATCGCCGTCGTGATCGCCATTCCGCTCGGTATCGCCATCGCGTGGTACCGCCCGGTCTCGGAGTTCCTCAGCCCGATCCTCGAGGTGTTCCGCAACACCGCGGCACTCGCGTTGCTGCCGGTGTTCGTCCTCATCCTCGGCATCGGCGAGGAGTCGAAGATCGCGCTGGTGATCTTCGCCTGCACCTTCCCGATCCTGCTGAACACCATTTCCGGGGTGCGCACCGTCGACCCCCTGCTCATCAAGTCCGCCTCCTCGCTCGGCCTGCCTCCCGTGCGGCTGTTCCAGAAGGTGGTGCTGCCCGCCGCGGTGCCGACGATCTTCACCGGTATCCGGATGGCTGCAGCGGCATCCATCCTGGTGCTCATCGCCGCCGAGATGGTCGGCGCGAAAGCGGGGCTGGGATACCTGATCACCGCCTCGCAGTTGAACTTCCAGATCCCCGACATGTACGCGGGCATCGTCGCGATCTCGATTCTCGGGGTCACGCTCAATGCCATCCTCGTCACTATCGAGCGCAGGCTCTCACGGTGGCGTGAGACCAACTAG
- a CDS encoding ABC transporter ATP-binding protein, which produces MTGTTSKLSIEHVSKTFPIRGTGEQLTAIEDIDIRVAEGEFLVLVGPSGCGKSTLLDLLGGLTTPSTGRILLDGVPVSGPGLDRGIVFQQYALLPWRTARHNIEFGLEAKGLPKKERREIADHYLELVGLSGFAERYPHELSGGMKQRVAIARSLAFDPEVLLMDEPFAALDAQTRESLQDELLRIWKTTGKTILFITHGIDEAVYLGQRVAVLTSRPGRVKTFVDVDIDRSGEDTRSSEQFREYRHRIWSLLHGEVERAQKKEIAHV; this is translated from the coding sequence ATGACCGGCACCACGAGCAAACTCAGTATCGAGCACGTCAGCAAGACCTTCCCGATCCGTGGCACCGGTGAGCAGTTGACCGCGATCGAGGACATCGACATCCGGGTCGCCGAGGGGGAGTTCCTCGTCCTCGTCGGCCCCAGCGGCTGCGGAAAGTCGACCCTGCTCGATCTGCTCGGTGGGCTGACGACGCCGAGTACCGGCCGGATCCTCCTCGACGGGGTCCCCGTGTCCGGTCCCGGTCTCGATCGCGGAATCGTCTTCCAGCAGTACGCGTTGTTGCCGTGGCGCACCGCCCGGCACAACATCGAGTTCGGGCTGGAGGCGAAGGGCCTGCCGAAGAAGGAGCGGCGCGAGATCGCCGACCACTACCTGGAGCTCGTCGGGCTGAGCGGGTTCGCGGAGCGGTACCCGCACGAGCTGTCCGGGGGGATGAAGCAGCGGGTGGCGATCGCGCGCAGCCTCGCCTTCGACCCCGAGGTGCTGCTCATGGACGAGCCGTTCGCCGCGCTCGACGCACAGACCAGGGAGTCGTTGCAGGACGAGCTGCTCCGGATCTGGAAGACGACCGGCAAGACGATCCTGTTCATCACGCACGGAATCGACGAGGCCGTGTACCTCGGACAGCGGGTTGCGGTCCTCACCTCGCGTCCCGGCCGGGTGAAGACGTTCGTCGACGTGGACATCGATCGTTCCGGGGAGGACACCCGCTCCTCCGAGCAGTTCCGCGAATACCGCCACCGCATCTGGAGCCTCCTGCACGGTGAGGTCGAGCGCGCCCAGAAGAAGGAGATCGCCCATGTCTAG
- a CDS encoding ABC transporter substrate-binding protein translates to MTRTRFTRALTAAAALLTATSVVAACSGQSQATQTEDGKTVLRYEGSASQVGFVELAEDLGYFENVELEWVGDQTSGPQSIQNAATGETDFGGAFNGAVLKLAAGGAPITSVISYYGSDQETFNGYYVLEDSPIRSARDLIGKKVGMNTLGAHHEFVVREWLEREGLTPDEIRQVELIVVPPVNTEQALRQGQIDVGTLGSVFRDSAIERGGIRPLFTDETLFGSFSYGTILFRDDFIAKNEDAVADFVQGTARAIRWTQTQPREAVIERAKEIIEKRGRNENTDLVEYWKSPGVAGPGGVITEEEIQTWIDWLERNGELEPGATAPGDVYTNEYNPYSNGTYSPESGPDGEALEG, encoded by the coding sequence ATGACTCGTACCCGTTTCACGCGGGCTCTGACCGCTGCCGCTGCACTGCTGACCGCCACCAGCGTGGTGGCGGCCTGCTCCGGTCAGTCACAAGCCACCCAGACCGAGGACGGCAAGACCGTGCTGCGGTACGAGGGTTCCGCCTCCCAGGTCGGGTTCGTCGAGCTGGCCGAGGACCTCGGTTACTTCGAGAACGTCGAACTCGAATGGGTGGGTGACCAGACCAGCGGCCCGCAGAGCATTCAGAACGCCGCGACTGGAGAGACCGACTTCGGCGGGGCGTTCAACGGCGCCGTGCTCAAGCTCGCCGCGGGCGGCGCGCCGATCACCTCGGTCATCTCGTACTACGGGTCGGATCAGGAGACCTTCAACGGCTACTACGTCCTCGAGGACAGCCCGATCCGCTCGGCCCGCGACCTCATCGGCAAGAAGGTCGGCATGAACACCCTCGGCGCGCACCACGAGTTCGTGGTGCGAGAGTGGCTCGAACGGGAAGGATTGACCCCCGACGAGATTCGCCAGGTCGAACTGATCGTGGTCCCCCCGGTCAACACCGAGCAGGCACTGCGCCAGGGCCAGATCGACGTGGGCACTCTCGGCAGTGTGTTCCGCGACAGCGCCATCGAGCGCGGCGGCATCCGCCCGCTGTTCACCGACGAGACGCTCTTCGGTTCGTTCAGTTACGGGACGATCCTGTTCCGGGACGACTTCATCGCGAAGAACGAAGACGCCGTCGCCGACTTCGTCCAGGGCACTGCGCGGGCGATCCGGTGGACACAGACCCAGCCACGGGAAGCGGTGATCGAACGTGCCAAGGAGATCATCGAGAAGCGCGGCCGCAACGAGAACACCGACCTCGTCGAGTACTGGAAGAGCCCCGGAGTCGCGGGCCCCGGTGGAGTGATCACCGAGGAGGAGATCCAGACCTGGATCGACTGGCTCGAGCGCAACGGTGAGCTGGAGCCGGGTGCCACCGCCCCCGGCGACGTCTACACGAACGAGTACAACCCGTACTCCAACGGAACCTATTCGCCCGAGAGCGGACCCGACGGCGAAGCACTGGAGGGCTGA
- a CDS encoding sigma-70 family RNA polymerase sigma factor, with protein MASTDVVDDFETHRRHLLAVAYRLTGSVTDAEDAVQESWLRLDHADVREIRDLRAWLTTVVGRICLDHLRSAAVRRERYVGQWLPEPIVTDVNPSSRPDPLETLVQDEDARMAAMVVLDTMSPQQRIAFVLHDGFSVPFDEISAILGVETATARQLASRGRRAAAAAPPPVSADQHAEAVLRLVEAMATGDIDRIVATLDPDVVMVGDADGKTGTAINVIRGPEKFARFFLGLVRRYGWEALLATRTPVLVNGRLGFYGERADGDGTHPPVAPRVSAYAVRDGRVCAAYDVANPDKFHGIVLGGQRPFDAS; from the coding sequence GTGGCCTCCACCGACGTCGTCGACGACTTCGAGACACACCGCAGGCATCTGCTCGCCGTCGCCTACCGCCTGACCGGCAGCGTGACCGATGCCGAGGACGCCGTGCAGGAATCGTGGCTGCGCCTCGATCACGCCGACGTCCGTGAGATCCGCGATCTGCGCGCCTGGCTGACCACCGTGGTGGGCCGAATCTGCCTCGACCACCTGCGCTCGGCCGCCGTGCGCCGGGAACGCTATGTGGGGCAGTGGCTTCCGGAGCCGATCGTCACCGACGTGAATCCCTCGTCCCGCCCCGATCCGCTCGAGACGCTCGTCCAGGACGAGGACGCGCGGATGGCCGCCATGGTCGTGCTCGACACGATGAGCCCGCAGCAGCGCATCGCGTTCGTACTCCACGACGGATTCTCCGTGCCCTTCGACGAGATCTCCGCGATCCTGGGCGTGGAGACGGCCACGGCACGCCAGCTCGCGTCCCGTGGCCGGCGTGCCGCCGCGGCCGCACCCCCACCGGTGTCCGCGGACCAGCACGCCGAAGCGGTCCTGCGCCTGGTCGAGGCAATGGCCACCGGCGACATCGACCGCATCGTCGCCACGCTCGATCCGGATGTGGTGATGGTCGGAGACGCGGACGGAAAGACCGGCACGGCGATCAACGTGATCCGGGGACCGGAGAAGTTCGCACGATTCTTCCTCGGACTGGTGCGCCGCTACGGGTGGGAGGCACTACTGGCCACCCGCACACCGGTCCTGGTCAACGGTCGCCTCGGCTTCTACGGAGAGAGGGCCGACGGCGACGGCACCCACCCGCCGGTCGCGCCGCGGGTGAGTGCCTATGCCGTTCGGGACGGCCGGGTGTGCGCCGCCTACGACGTCGCGAACCCGGACAAGTTCCACGGCATCGTGCTCGGCGGTCAGCGCCCGTTCGACGCGTCCTGA
- a CDS encoding carboxymuconolactone decarboxylase family protein, giving the protein MARIAGVPPQEANRFVRLAYKAAARRFGEVPEPFAVVAHHPRLLVASAVAETAAEKASTVLPANIREIAVYRVAWTVGCSWCVDFGTMLQRLDGLDIDRLKDIGDYATSPRYSDDERAAIAYADAMTATPIEVTDEQVQDLVDRFGHAGVVELSFQIGLENQRARTNSALGITDQGFSTDSCRVPWAVDEPVETAAVTGQDASNGR; this is encoded by the coding sequence ATGGCTCGCATCGCAGGAGTGCCACCGCAGGAAGCGAATCGGTTCGTCAGGCTCGCCTACAAGGCAGCAGCCCGTCGGTTCGGGGAGGTTCCGGAACCGTTTGCCGTGGTCGCGCACCATCCACGGCTCCTCGTCGCGTCGGCGGTGGCGGAGACGGCCGCGGAGAAGGCGTCGACGGTGCTTCCGGCGAACATCCGGGAGATCGCGGTGTACCGGGTCGCCTGGACCGTCGGCTGCTCGTGGTGCGTCGATTTCGGGACGATGTTGCAGCGCCTCGACGGCCTCGACATCGATCGGTTGAAGGACATCGGTGACTACGCGACCTCTCCGAGGTACAGCGACGACGAGCGTGCCGCCATCGCCTACGCCGACGCCATGACCGCGACGCCGATCGAGGTCACCGACGAGCAGGTGCAGGATCTGGTCGACCGGTTCGGACACGCGGGCGTGGTCGAGTTGAGCTTCCAGATCGGCCTCGAGAACCAGCGGGCCCGGACGAACTCGGCGCTCGGGATCACCGACCAGGGTTTCAGCACGGATTCCTGCCGGGTGCCGTGGGCTGTGGACGAGCCCGTCGAGACGGCGGCGGTGACAGGTCAGGACGCGTCGAACGGGCGCTGA
- a CDS encoding pyridoxal phosphate-dependent aminotransferase produces MPATRRNRTTVARLRPFTSTIFAEMTGLATEHDAINLGQGFPDTDGPASMLEAARTAISDGVNQYAPGPGTPELRRAVAADRARRYGVEYDPEGEVLVTVGATEAITAAIVGLVEPGEEVLLIEPYYDSYAAAVAMAGATRTTASMRVDGDGFALDLDGLRSAVTPRTSMIVLNTPHNPTGAVLTDAELHAVADLAREHDLLVLSDEVYEHLVFDGGVHTPIATLPGMAERTVTVSSAGKMFNVTGWKIGWACGPSELIAGVRAAKQFLSFTAGAPLQPAVAHALEHESAWVLGLRDDLQRKRDLLRTALTDAGFAVCHGGGTYFLCADITGLGAHDGVEFCRELPARIGVAAVPISVFTDHPEDWNHLVRFAFCKQDHILAEAARRLGTLGASAP; encoded by the coding sequence ATGCCCGCAACGCGCCGAAACCGGACGACGGTCGCGCGCCTGCGCCCGTTCACGTCCACCATTTTCGCAGAGATGACCGGGCTCGCGACGGAACACGACGCGATCAACCTCGGGCAGGGCTTCCCCGACACCGACGGCCCGGCCTCGATGCTCGAGGCCGCGCGGACTGCCATCTCCGACGGGGTCAACCAGTACGCCCCGGGCCCGGGCACACCCGAGCTGCGCCGGGCCGTCGCGGCCGACCGTGCCCGGCGATACGGCGTCGAGTACGACCCGGAGGGCGAGGTCCTCGTCACCGTGGGCGCCACCGAAGCGATCACCGCCGCGATCGTCGGTCTGGTCGAACCCGGCGAGGAAGTCCTGCTGATCGAGCCCTACTACGATTCCTACGCCGCGGCCGTCGCGATGGCCGGCGCGACGCGCACCACCGCATCGATGCGGGTGGACGGCGACGGATTCGCCCTCGACCTCGACGGACTGCGGTCGGCGGTCACTCCCCGGACGTCGATGATCGTGCTCAACACCCCGCACAATCCCACCGGAGCCGTGCTCACCGACGCCGAACTGCACGCGGTCGCCGACCTCGCCCGCGAGCACGACCTGCTGGTGCTCAGTGACGAGGTCTACGAACATCTCGTCTTCGACGGCGGGGTGCACACGCCGATCGCGACCCTTCCCGGCATGGCCGAGCGCACGGTCACGGTCTCCAGCGCGGGAAAGATGTTCAACGTCACCGGGTGGAAGATCGGTTGGGCGTGCGGCCCGTCGGAACTGATCGCGGGGGTGCGGGCGGCGAAACAGTTCCTGTCCTTCACCGCGGGTGCGCCGCTGCAACCGGCCGTCGCCCACGCTCTCGAGCACGAATCCGCGTGGGTGCTGGGCCTTCGGGACGATCTGCAGCGCAAACGCGACCTGTTGCGGACCGCGCTCACCGACGCGGGGTTCGCGGTGTGCCACGGCGGGGGCACCTACTTCCTCTGCGCCGACATCACTGGGCTGGGCGCCCACGACGGCGTCGAGTTCTGCCGCGAACTGCCCGCACGCATCGGCGTCGCCGCCGTCCCGATCAGCGTGTTCACCGACCACCCCGAGGACTGGAACCACCTGGTGCGCTTCGCATTCTGCAAACAGGACCACATCCTCGCGGAAGCTGCCCGTCGCCTCGGCACCCTGGGGGCGTCCGCGCCGTGA